In Natronococcus occultus SP4, the following proteins share a genomic window:
- a CDS encoding FAD-dependent oxidoreductase: protein MTLQNIERYSSDRITTIGDRAVVLGGSMAGLCAARVLADGFDEVVVLERDPLPEEPESRDGVPQSAHPHVMLEAGRATLEDFFPGFGEHLLSAGGLMIDAATDMQYYARGDFLADGPARLPMYCATRALFEHAVRQQIATFVNVQQRGRCQFLDYIVTDDAVTGIIFRTANGTETSLSADLVVDATGRTSRTPAWLNANGYTAPEVDKVTVDVTYGTIRVERQPSARYSLFVPPTPPRTRGGAAIPVENDQWEVIFQGIHGDDVPTNERGVIEFAESLPIPNFAQLVTSRRWVSDEIHCYPFPSSIRRRFEALAHFPNGLLVTGDAIASFNPIYGQGMSVATLDALVLHHALAVNGLERLAPRFFNQTAEIIDSVWKIAVGADFKFPQTSGPKPTGTDIFNRYTSRLIQQAHSDGVLTDAFYRVFRLEQPPMLLLRPSIMWRVVRPTL from the coding sequence ATGACATTACAAAATATAGAACGATACAGCTCCGATCGTATCACCACGATTGGTGATCGAGCCGTAGTGCTCGGCGGAAGTATGGCCGGGCTCTGTGCAGCACGCGTCTTAGCTGACGGGTTCGATGAAGTCGTCGTGCTCGAGCGGGATCCGCTGCCGGAGGAACCCGAGTCACGGGACGGCGTCCCACAGAGCGCCCATCCACACGTCATGCTGGAAGCGGGACGAGCGACGCTAGAGGACTTCTTTCCTGGGTTCGGTGAACACCTGCTGTCCGCCGGGGGACTGATGATCGACGCAGCGACAGATATGCAGTACTACGCGCGCGGGGATTTCCTCGCCGATGGGCCGGCGCGCCTTCCGATGTATTGTGCCACACGAGCCCTCTTTGAGCATGCCGTTCGGCAACAGATCGCTACCTTCGTCAACGTACAACAGCGCGGCAGATGCCAGTTTCTCGATTATATCGTGACGGACGATGCGGTTACTGGGATTATCTTTCGGACCGCAAACGGGACCGAAACGTCACTTTCCGCCGATCTCGTCGTCGATGCAACCGGACGGACGAGCCGCACGCCAGCTTGGCTGAACGCAAACGGGTACACGGCACCGGAGGTTGACAAGGTCACTGTCGACGTGACGTACGGCACGATTCGTGTCGAACGCCAACCGAGCGCTCGCTATTCGCTATTCGTGCCGCCTACACCGCCCCGGACCCGCGGTGGGGCTGCGATTCCCGTCGAGAACGATCAGTGGGAGGTCATCTTTCAGGGGATCCATGGCGATGATGTGCCAACGAACGAACGTGGCGTTATCGAGTTCGCCGAGAGTCTCCCGATTCCCAACTTCGCACAGCTCGTAACGAGCCGTCGCTGGGTATCCGATGAGATCCATTGTTATCCGTTCCCCTCGAGTATTCGCCGCCGCTTTGAGGCGCTCGCTCATTTTCCGAATGGGCTACTCGTTACTGGCGATGCCATTGCGAGTTTCAATCCGATTTATGGCCAGGGCATGTCCGTTGCGACGCTGGATGCACTGGTACTGCATCACGCGCTCGCCGTGAATGGGCTTGAGCGCCTTGCACCGCGATTTTTCAATCAGACAGCAGAGATCATTGATTCGGTCTGGAAAATCGCAGTCGGCGCTGACTTCAAATTCCCGCAGACGTCGGGCCCGAAACCCACCGGTACCGATATTTTCAACCGGTATACCTCGCGCCTGATCCAACAGGCGCATTCCGACGGCGTCTTGACTGATGCCTTCTATCGCGTGTTTCGGCTTGAGCAGCCACCAATGCTGCTCCTCCGACCCAGTATTATGTGGCGCGTAGTCCGTCCAACACTGTGA
- a CDS encoding ATP-binding protein: MTFYDRDDELTALNTAFKSSGHAFSVVYGRRRVGKTALLKEFCSGHDHIYFLAAQEAEHRQREKFVEQVADAFDDRIPRIDGWDDAFEYLGEKLATDTVVVVIDEFPYLVDENDSLPSYLQSFVDEHLQDTDSMLVLCGSSVSTMESEVLGHESPLYGRRTGQLDLQPFSFQQAREAIGYDIGDAIRSYSVTGGTPMYLTLFDYDDSLATNIQTRILSPTAVLYNEPEFLLRTELRNPARYMSILEAVALGHTTPNEISGATGIDSGPLSKYLQTLRRLRLIDRKIPVTASAKKSKRSRYHVADEFLRFWFRFVEPNRSSIEEAPQVVFEGTIEPNLSTHTARTFEDICQEAIWEGIRQENLEPYSEVGPWWYGETEIDIVGLAPGDDRILLAECKWTNEPVGHALVDDLRSKTENVRWGSPNRDEQFALFSKSGFVDGLENDLGSDWTLFDLEDLRLLFSR, encoded by the coding sequence ATGACATTCTACGACCGAGATGACGAACTCACCGCATTAAACACCGCCTTCAAATCATCCGGTCATGCCTTCTCTGTCGTATATGGCAGACGTCGAGTTGGGAAAACAGCGCTGCTCAAAGAATTCTGCTCTGGACACGACCACATATACTTCCTCGCAGCCCAAGAGGCCGAACACCGTCAGCGGGAGAAATTCGTCGAACAAGTCGCAGATGCTTTCGACGATCGAATCCCCCGAATCGATGGCTGGGACGATGCCTTCGAATACCTTGGCGAGAAGCTCGCGACGGATACCGTCGTGGTGGTTATCGACGAATTCCCCTATTTGGTCGACGAAAACGACTCACTCCCATCGTATCTTCAGTCGTTTGTCGACGAACACCTCCAGGACACAGATTCGATGCTCGTTCTCTGTGGCTCGAGCGTGAGTACGATGGAATCAGAGGTGCTTGGTCACGAAAGTCCACTGTACGGTCGGCGAACGGGACAGCTCGATCTTCAGCCGTTCTCATTTCAGCAGGCCAGAGAAGCCATCGGATACGATATCGGAGATGCAATTCGATCATACTCGGTCACCGGTGGGACACCGATGTATCTCACGCTCTTTGATTACGACGACTCACTCGCTACAAACATCCAAACACGGATTCTTTCGCCAACGGCCGTCCTCTACAACGAACCGGAGTTTCTCTTGCGAACGGAGCTGCGGAATCCGGCTCGATACATGAGCATCCTCGAAGCCGTCGCGCTTGGTCATACAACACCGAATGAAATTTCCGGAGCAACAGGAATCGACTCGGGACCGCTTTCGAAATATCTCCAGACACTCCGCCGACTCCGGCTCATCGACCGCAAAATCCCCGTGACGGCGTCTGCGAAGAAATCGAAGCGCTCGCGCTATCACGTCGCCGACGAGTTCCTTCGATTCTGGTTTCGCTTCGTCGAGCCGAATCGCTCGAGTATCGAAGAAGCACCACAAGTCGTTTTCGAGGGAACGATCGAACCGAATCTTTCGACTCATACTGCACGGACATTTGAGGATATCTGTCAGGAAGCGATCTGGGAAGGGATCCGGCAGGAGAATCTCGAACCATACTCGGAGGTTGGACCATGGTGGTATGGGGAAACCGAGATCGATATCGTTGGCCTCGCTCCTGGTGATGATCGGATTCTCCTTGCCGAGTGCAAATGGACCAATGAGCCAGTTGGGCACGCACTCGTAGACGACCTTCGGTCGAAGACCGAGAACGTTCGATGGGGATCACCTAATCGAGATGAACAGTTTGCGCTCTTCTCAAAAAGCGGTTTTGTCGATGGACTCGAAAACGACCTTGGCAGCGATTGGACACTCTTCGATTTAGAGGATCTCCGTCTTCTCTTCTCACGGTAG